ATGCCCTAGCTTAGGTGTAGAGATCAGAGGGCAATCTCTGGGAGTCCATGTGGATCCCAGAGAGCTAGCCCAGGCCATTGGGCTTAGTGGCAAGCACCTTACTCCACTGGCCCTCTTTGAGtttcactacatagcccaggctggctctgaactcatgATCATCCTGCTGAGCCTCCTTGAGTCAGGGATTGTAGACACGAGCTTCCACCCGGCTTCTGTACTTGGTTCTTGGTACATACTACTATTTACTCTCCACTAAAGGCCCCAAGAGAGCCAGGTAAGTAACCCAGTGGTACTGCACTGGCTCAGTGAGTGCAGAACTTCCGTTTGATTCCTGGATACCAGCCACGCCAAACAAGATaatgaaaggagagggaggggggaaagaaggaagggaggagggtgggggagggagggaaggaaggaggaaggggttGACGagccagacagagagagagggagggagggagggagggaggaactgggtgaGGTGGCACAGCAGGCTGAGACAAGAAGATTCAGAGTCTGAACCTAGTCCAGTCTAAGAAGTGAGGCCAGATCTCAAAATTACAAACCAGCCACCCAAACAGAAAACCTTTCGAGGGTTAGGTATAAAACAAGACTATGTCTGCTTGCTTAACCGTGCAGCTGGAAAGTAGCAGAAGCAGGACTTGAACCTTGGTAAACAGCTTTCCCCACACTGGTCCCTCAGCCTACAGTGGTGAAGAACAGATCCATCCCTGCCCCAGGTGTGCtggtgggctagaggggagaCCAAGGGGAATAACTGACAGTCTGCCTGTCTCCTTCAGCTGCCACTGAAGCTTTCTCGGGTTTTACCTCTTCCAAGTGTAGCACAGGAAGAGTGATTAAGGCAGGAGACAGCAGCACGGGCACAGGGCAGCACAGGCACAGGGCAGCGTGGGCACAGGACAGCGTGGGCACAGGGCAGCACAGGCAAAGGGCAGCACGGGCACAGGGCAGCGCAGGCACAGAACAAAATCCCAGGGCAGGAAGAGACATTTCAGATGGCCAGGTAAGAGAGCAGGGTGGTGTATACCCTCAGTGTCCAAAGTTTACCCCCACTGCCTCAAATGGAGTGGCAGCTGGCcgttcctgtaatcctagcactagaaAGTGAAGGAAAATGTCTTAGTTAatgttattattgctgtgatgaaacaccatgaccaaaagcaacgtggGGAAGAAAGTGTTTGGCTCACATATATTATCTGCTGAAGGGAGTCAAAGGGcgggatcctggaggcaggaactgatgtagaggccattactggcttgctccacatgtcttgctcatcctgctttcttacagaatccaggactaccaggTCAGGAATGGTGCATCCGCCATGGGCCAAGCACCACacccatcaatcactgattaaggaAATGCTCTACAGGCCACCCCACAGCTTGAGTGCATGGaggggtcattttctcaattgaggttctctcctttcagatgactctagcttttgtccagttgacataaaaactagccagaagagaagagaattggGAGTTAAAGGTCATCACCCTTGATTATAtatggagtttgaggccagcatgggctaagTATGATCCTTGATCACATGataaatatacatacagaaaaagagtaactGCTGTATGACAGTGCCAATGTGCACATTAAGTAGGGAAAGGATTAAAGGTTGGGATTTCTACGTTGGAGGATATATAATCAGGCTACTTGCAAGAAAGGGCCTGACCTTGAAGGCTTGGAAAATAACCAACACCAACAGGCAGACACAGAAGCATGCCAAAGAGTCTTGATTCAATATCATCCGATGGCCACAGGACACACAATTCTCACCACGCTCCTGGAGAGCAGTAATGCAATCCTTCATTATAGAGGAGAATATCAAAGCCAAAGATCGACTGACTGGCTTCCTTGTGGTGCAGTTCCAAGCTGTGACCAGAAATGTAGTTTAGTTAATGCCCTGGCCTCATGCCCCATTATTTGGCTGCACAGAGTTTATTTATGAGAATCTGAATCTAAACCCAAGCGAGCAGTATTTGCCCCTCTGCGTTGTCCTCCCAGCCGGTGCTGGATCCACCtggacagagatggagaggaagggatgAACCTGAGAGAAATGTAGGATGCAGAATCAGCAGACTGGGGAGGAGATGCTCTGGTGGAGAAAATGGTCAATTGTGGTGCCACTGACAGAGAAAGGGCTGGGCAGGAACTCACGGCTAGACCAAGACTGACTCTGAACACGTGTCTGTCATCCAGGGGGGTATGCACCAGCCATGATAAACACAACTATGAAGGCCAGTGCATTCTCAGCTGTGGGAGACCCAAACTGCTCACTGTCGTCAGGAATTTGGACCCTACCTCACCCCCACTCCTTGTACTATTTTAGTTCTGTTATTCTCCTGCCGCAGCCTCTCTGAATGCTGGGACTATAGTTTTGAGCCACCTCATCCATTTTATATAGTGCGGGACACACAAACCAGGACCTCCTTCATGCTAGATAATATTATACCAGCGGAGCCaggcctttttgttttgttttgtcttgttgggATTTTTTATTAGTTAGTTGGTTGGGTATTGTTGGTttgttggctggctggttggctggttggctggttgactGGTTGACTGGTTGGCTGGTTgactggttggctggttggttggctggttggtggttggttggctggttgactGGTTgactggttggctggttggttggctggttggtggttggttggttgatttttaaTGCAAGGTctcggactggagagatggctcagcggttaagagcactgactgctcatctggaggtcctgagttcaaatcccagcaaccatatggtggctcataaccatccaatatcctcttccaatgtgtctgaagagagtggcagtgtacttgcatacataaaataaatatttttaaaaatgcaaggtctcatgtaactcagtttggccttgaactcactatgtattgAAGGATGACCTGAAATCTGAATCCTTctacctcttccttctttctcaagTGCTGAGAGACTACAGGCCTAATTCAGATTCTGGGAGAGACCCGATAGGGATAAAGAAGGATTCCACTGGTCTAAGAGATTCCTGGCTCATCTGTGACTCCCTCCGCGCCCTCTCCCCCCAGATGGCTTTGCCCAGTGGCCGCAGGTTCAAGAGTCCCAAGACACTGGCTTTCTTTCTAGTGGGTGTGACTTTCGTGGTACTGAACCAGTGGTTCCTCCAGGAGCACACGCAGGAGAAAGCCAAGGGTCCCACGGTGGCCACTCCCCGGTCTTCCGCAGCTGCGGTGCAGCATTCTCCGCTCCTCCAGGTGCCCCCCTGCGTGGCCAACGCCTCAGTGAACCTCCTGGCTGGTTTCCAGCAGCTGCCTGCTAGGATCCAAGACTTCCTGCGCTACCGCCACTGCCGCCGCTTTCCGCAACTGTGGGACGAGCCGCACAAGTGCGCGGGCCCCCATGGCGTCTTCCTGCTGCTGGCGGTGAAGTCGTCGCCTGCGCACTACGAGCGGCGCGAGCTGATCCGGCGCACGTGGGGCCAGGAGCGCAGCTACAGCGGCCGGCAGGTGCGTCGCCTCTTCCTGGTGGGGACCTCCCCTCCCGACGAGGCGGCTCGCGAGCCTCAGCTGACCGATCTGCTGAGCCTGGAGGCGCGCGAGCACGGCGACGTGCTGCAGTGGGACTTCAGTGACACCTTCCTGAACCTCACACTCAAGCACCTGCACCTGCTCGATTGGACAGCGGAGCACTGCCCAGGCGTGAGCTTCCTGCTCAGCTGCGACGACGACGTCTTCGTGAACACCGCCAACGtgctgcacttcctggagatacAGTCGCCAGAGAAGCACCTCTTCGCCGGGCAGCTTATGGTTGGTTCTGTGCCCATCCGCGAAAGCTGGAGCAAGTACTTTGTGCCCCAACAGCTCTTCCCCGGAGAAGCCTACCCTGCGTACTGCAGCGGCGGCGGCTTCCTTCTGTCTCGCCGCACAGCCCGCGACCTACGCAGCGCGGCCCAGCACGTCCCGCTCTTCCCCATCGACGACGCCTACATGGGCATGTGTCTGCAGAAGGCCGGCCTGGCGCCCAGCAGCCACGAGGGCATCCGGCCCTTCGGCGTGCAGCTGCCCGGGGTGCAGCGCTCATCCTTTGATCCCTGCCTGTACCGCGAGCTGCTGCTGGTGCACCGCTTTGCGCCGTATGAGATGCTGCTCATGTGGAAGGCGCTGCACAACCCGGCGCTGCACTGTAGCCACAGACACAATGCAGCGTCCCCCACCGCCAGAGGACAGCTGAACCCCGAGGCACACTGATGTCACCTTGaggatggatctggaaaatacTATATCCTAGTACATGTTCCGGACCTCAACTTCAGGGGTTCTGGGCTTATTGGTCAGGAGTGGCTTCAAACATGTAGGTGGCGTTTTTCTTGTTTTAAGGCCACTCCAAGACCACAGGGCTGGGAATATCTATCTGTTCATCCTCACACACCAGCCTGCCAGGGCATCTGTCTTCTATCCTCCATTCCTCGTGAGCAGCGAGAGAGAGACATGGCGGCCACGATCAATGTCAGCTGTCAAATGCAGCGCAATTGTGAGCGATCATTTCTACTGTTTGCTCCACCAATGAGTAGAGCTCCAGAGGTCAGTTTACACTGAGAAACTAAAGAGGAGTCTGGCAGCCTTGCTTCTGCCGTGCTCCAGGACTCTTGTGATAAAAAGCAAAGGCCCTTAAGGGCAGCAGAGAGAGGCACCATCGCAGCCACCTTTTCGTGGCCATGGCTGTGGAGTCCCAGTAGCTACAGCCTCCCCAATGCTTTAGGAAGTGCATGTTTGGGTGGACAGTGGCCGCCTGCCCCAATGGTGTGGAGTATGTCCGTGAGAATATTGGTTTCCCAATTGCTGCTATGACAAATCTCATCAACTTTCGGAACCTAGGAACAAGCCCACTTTATCGTGTAGTTCTCTGACAACACAGGTCTCCCTAAAGTCATGGTGTTGGCAAAATTGCTTTCTTTCCTAATATTCTGTATgggactccccacccccactccctggcTTCTAGAGGGAGAGGTTCTTCACCTTCAAAACCAGCAATGCTACATTTCCCTACAACCACATTTCGCCCCgactcttctttctcctccatccACAACTCTCCCTCCCTGGAACAAAAGCCTGGGTCCTCCTGATAGTCCAGGCTTAGCTTCCATcagtttgtttattgagacaaagtcccaggcagcccaggctgctctgaaaCTTTATGTGTAGTCATGCATCATCTTGAATTCCGGAACCTCCCGCCGCCACCTCCCAAAGGCTGGACTGCAGGGTTGTCTCCACGCCCAGCTAATATCTTCGTGTTGTAAAGCCAGATCACTAGGTATATTATAGTTCATCTTGTCATTCACATGTAACCTAATTTAGTCACAGGTTTCAGCGATTAGGGTGTGGCCATCCTTGGAGGTCAATTGATTCTGTCTCCCATGATGTAACACATAAATATGTGTGGgataaacaataataaatgaaagaaatgaacacGTGGCAAACGTGCTTTTGTCTCAACAAGCGGTCCTGATGCCAGCTCTTATCTCGAACAACTGAACATCATTACATTCCCTGCTTTGGTGCCTTGTTCTCAGTTCCCTGGAAGAAAGTCGTCTGCATTTGGGGTGGGGTAAAGGTATTAAAATTCTGGCATGCTGTGTTTAGGATGGTGAGAAGGCAGCAGATTTAGGTTTGCTATGTGACTCGGGGCCTGATCACCCATCTCTGTGGCTGGAATGAGTGTCCAAGAACAGGAAAGGCCACCGGGTCCAGAGAACTCCAGCACCACCTGAAGGAACCTGGAAGACCCAGTATGCCGGGTGCTGCCACCAGGGGGCGCTCCTGACCCACAGTCCGTCCCTCTTTGGTGTAGCTAATCCGGCCAGATGGGCTGAGGTTTCCTGGTGGCTGATTGCAACTGGCGTCCAGGAAGACATGGAGCACCAGGCGTCGTTACTAGCGGCTGGAGAGCTGGATCATACCTCGTCACCCGCCCTCACTCTGTATCCAGTACCCTTGGGTGCCCCAACTCCTTTGAAAAGCCCAGCATACTCTGACTTCTCAAGGAGCTCAGTTGTAAAAAGAAAGATGATATTGACTCATGACGATAGATCCAAAAATCCTACGTAAATATGATAGCCTCTAGAAGGCTGTGATGATACATGCCAACCCCCCCCATCCCCGCCCTCTGGAGGCCGAGGCGCAGGGCTCTGAGTTCTAAGCCTGGGCTAAAACTACTGCAAGACCCGGTctcaaaaggagaggaaaaagaacGGCGTAGGCTTCCCTGGAGCTCATGTTGAGTTGAGAAAGGTTTTGAactgatttgtttgtttctacCACCGGCTCCCAGTGCCTGGGATTATAAACCAGCTCCGTCataactatttcttttttaataacataattattttttaaagtctcaGAAGttgggtctggaaagatggctcagcagttaaagtcacttgctgctaagcctgatgacaTGAGTTCATTCATCCAGACAGCAGATACACAAAAATaaaggtgtggggggggggggttgagggttttttttgtttttttgtgttgtgTCTTAGAAGGGACAGGAGGGGTGGCTCCATGCTagaagaccagggttcagtttccagaacccacaagTGGCTCAAAAACATCCAGAATTCCTGTTCTTGGGATACGGTGCTGTCTTCTGGCTTTTGGGGATCACTAGGTACTCATGTATTCACGTGATGTCCGTGAACTCACCCAGGTACATAcacagttttaattttattaagcCTCAGAAGTTTATAGCTAAATCAAATTaacttcctctttttaaaatgtttgtttatttatttatttatgacatgATCTCACGAAGcccagacttgcccacaggccctgaattcctgagctcctgccctggaATTCTAAGGGCTGCTTTTCTAGGTCTTTCTATAAGGATGTCACCCAGCCATCACCCTGGTATAAAGTTTTTACATGATATAAtgacacttttaaaatatatatatatatttaaatatatatatataattaaggtCTAGGTCTGCCTGgggtctaggccagcctgggttacagagcaagtcttcaaaaacaaatcaaaacaaaacaaaacattgtaaaacATCAGTATAATAGAAACCAATGTATGTGGGACTGACTAGGAGAAGACACATACGAAAGCAGTAATATGttttaagatgtttttaaatatgtaaattaatgtCTAGAGACAGcatgtcaatatatatatatatatatatatatatatatatatatatatattgcttaatttcatataaaatttaaacaaaaggaaaacacatgAAAAGGCGCCTTTGGGGCATATCAAAATTTTTCTCTACATATTCCAAAACATTCCTCTAGAGGGCAGAATACCTCCTTGAGGACTGTTAGGCTGCACAGAGACCCCTCACAGACAGATAACTGATTAAGTTAGTAAGAAAACACACCCTTTTTCAGATGCAAAatcagtatataaaataaatgtagtttCTGTATCAAGACATCAAGAGCAGCTTGCTATGGCTTTGTGGATGCCACGTTGTTTTGGTTGCAGTTGTTTATGCAgtgttttgagccagggtcttgcCCTGCTGCCTGCCGTTCCATGCCCACGCCCAAGCCCACGGAAGGGACATGGACGCCCCTGGCACCTGCATGCCCAGGTTGGTCCCAAACTCATgctttgtaatcccagcactcaagctGAGGCCGAGGGTTGCCTAaggtctaggccagcctgggttacagagcaagtcttcaaaaacaaatcaaaacaaaacaaaacattgtaaaacATCAGTATAATAGAAACCAATGTATGTGGGACTGACTAGGAGAAGACACATACGAAAGCAGTAATATGTTTTAAGACGtctttaaatatgtaaattaatgtCTAGAGACAGCATGTCATCAGGTTACAGCTAAACCACTGATTCACTGGATTCTCGTCGCCAGACACAGGAACTATCAGACTGCTATGGTCTCCATGCGGCTAAGGTGAGGACTGATGTCCAGTTAGAGAGGAGACTTCTTCAAGATCCACGTCTACAGAGCATCAGGGACTAAGCGCCCTGCCTCCTGCCTACaggccctgcctcctgcctgcaggccctgcctcctgcctgttcCTGAGCAGCCCCACGCCTGCTGGTCACTCACGGTCTGAGCAGAgagctgcagaggccagaggccagcctggagcttcCAGGGGGAGACAGACAGCAATTTGGTTGTCTGTTATCTTTATAGTGTCTGAACTGCTCCTGGACTGACCCTCCTTTTGCCCTATAATGCTTGAGGAACTGACAATCTTTCAGCATTAAATCAACATCCTAACAATGCCTTCCAAGAAAAAGGCCCCTCTTTACCCTGGGACAGTCATTTCAAACTAATCCTGGCTGCTGAagactgcccctcccccccaacttgCACCCCACCCACCTGTGCATGACCAACAGTTTCCCTCAATACAAGAGGGACCTTTCCAGACTGACCTCGGTGCTCCCACAGACGCAGATGTGCTCCCATGGGCACAGATGACATCAGTTTTCAAAATACCATCCTCGCTCTTTATTCTCAGTGCTCCCACAGACGCAGATGTGCTCCCATGGGCACAGATGACATCAGTTTTCAAAATACCATCCTTGTTCTTTATTCTCAGTGCTCCCACAGATGCAGATGTGCTCCCATGGGCACAGATGACATCAGTTTTCAAAATACCATCCTTGTTCTTCATTCTTGCCCTCTAGACTTGTAAGCAGAGTGAAGACGGAGTGGAGATTTACCCATGGCCCCTGGCTGCTGGGGCAAAGGGCtgagcagaagcagaaagaagggtGGGGCGGGGGAGATGGTGACCAGGGAGCCCCGcctagaggaagaagaagaggagggttCTAGACAACTGGATTGGGAGGGACTTGGAGCCTTGTCAGGATGGTTGGGAGGAAGTGTCCTTGGGTTTCAAACAGGGTGAAATTAATTCCTAAAAGGTGGTTataatgtgtgtggggggggggactctgGAAGCTCCTGATGGACATGGAAGTACCTGACACCCACATCTGCCCCCCAAATACTCAGAGATGAGGACAGCTGCCAGGGTGCTGGGACTCCAACGAGCAGGACTCCTGAGAGCAGCTCGTGTTTACGTCCCAGAGCCCCAGTGTTGTGAACTAGTTAGTACTAGTATCCAGTGTTGTGAACTAGTTAGTACTGTCTCCAATGTCTTTGGCTTTCCATTTGGGGGACTCAAAGGCTTCCTCTCTGAGTAGCCTTACTATCCCCAACCCTCAAGGACACCAGATCCACCGCTCCCTGGCAGCCACTCAGGCCCACGTGGACACCCTCGGCGCCCCATAAGCCATTTACTTGCTAGTACTGAGACATGCACACAGAGCAGTGTCAGAGTCCAGGCTAGAGAGGCCCTGTGGACGCTTTTACCTGCCAAAGACGGGGACACGGATAAGCATCCCCAGTGCAGTGTGGACTATCTCAGGGCTCCAAAAAGCAGTGTGGGAGTTCTTCAAACATCAGTGCCAGGGTGTGGTGTACACTCCTGGTACACTCCTGCCACACTAGCActtgagatgctgaggcaggggacAGGGCTCAAGGTCAGACAGTGCTACACAGGGagactctttttaaaataacaaatcagggctagagagatggctcagaggttaagagcactcactgactgctcttccagaggttctgagttcaattctcagcaaccacatggtggctcagctatctataaagagatctgacgcccctTCTGGCATAGGTGGACATCCAGACAGAGCATtcctatattaaaaaataaataaactgaataaaatccaagcaagtgtgtttgtgtatggctGGAATCCCAACTGTTGGAAGTGAAGCAGAAGGGTTAGAGTTCAGAGCCTCTCTCGGCTACACAGAAAATTTAAAGTTCCAGTAGACTATGAAACCCTGACTCAGCACATGAAGGGACTTGCTACCAAACCTGATGACATGAGTTCAGTCCCCGGGCCCCACAtggcaggagagaaccaactcttgcaaGTTGGCCTTTGACCTCCAGACTTACCCCTCatcatacataattttaaaaaatattttatttattgtaaagttttatgtgtacaagtgttttatctgtgtatatgtgccaaAACCCTAAACAATTGTTCTTAGGTTAAATGTGCTGGTGgttagagagacagctcagcagttaagagcaccagcggCTCTCTGTGGAGGACCtgggttgaattcccagcacctagCTCAGAAtcgtctataactccagttccaggggatctgacactgtcTGCTGGCTTCCAAAGGCATGAGGCATGCATGtgcttcacagacatacatgtaagcaaaacacccatacacataaaataataataataaaaaaaaagataaataaaaatcaaaaccaagcgTGTGACACTGGGGCTGTGGTCTGTTGTCCGTTGTCACGGGAGAACCTGTGCTGCTCTCAGCACCAAAACACAGACAAACGAAACCACAAGGCTTTCCCTGGGATTCTACCCTTAGGCATTCCTGTGAGAGCAGAAAACTCAAATCCTCCCAAAAGCTCTTATGCGGATGTGCATGTAACAGGGCCTCCTGAGACCTTAGCACAACCAACTCCATGATGGAAGAACTGTTcgggctgtaaaactcagcacatTGTCAGCATCACCTGCCAAAACTAAACTCATCAAAGCCCATCGTTCTGGGAATGTCTCTAAATGTCTTACCC
This portion of the Apodemus sylvaticus chromosome 1, mApoSyl1.1, whole genome shotgun sequence genome encodes:
- the B3gnt6 gene encoding acetylgalactosaminyl-O-glycosyl-glycoprotein beta-1,3-N-acetylglucosaminyltransferase encodes the protein MALPSGRRFKSPKTLAFFLVGVTFVVLNQWFLQEHTQEKAKGPTVATPRSSAAAVQHSPLLQVPPCVANASVNLLAGFQQLPARIQDFLRYRHCRRFPQLWDEPHKCAGPHGVFLLLAVKSSPAHYERRELIRRTWGQERSYSGRQVRRLFLVGTSPPDEAAREPQLTDLLSLEAREHGDVLQWDFSDTFLNLTLKHLHLLDWTAEHCPGVSFLLSCDDDVFVNTANVLHFLEIQSPEKHLFAGQLMVGSVPIRESWSKYFVPQQLFPGEAYPAYCSGGGFLLSRRTARDLRSAAQHVPLFPIDDAYMGMCLQKAGLAPSSHEGIRPFGVQLPGVQRSSFDPCLYRELLLVHRFAPYEMLLMWKALHNPALHCSHRHNAASPTARGQLNPEAH